The Mycobacteriales bacterium sequence TCCTCCGCCAGGGCGGCGAGCGTGAAGGGCTCCTCCCCACTGGCGCACCCGGCGCTCCACAGGGTGATGCTCTGCTCCGGTCCTGACCGGGCAGCGAGTTCCGGGAGGACGAGCGCACGCAGCAGGTCGCACTGCACCCGGTCCCGGAAGAAGTAGGTCTCGCCGACGGTCACCTGCGCGACCAGCCGGTCATGCACCTGCCCAGGACGGGAGACCGCGTCGAGGAAGAGCTCGGGCGACAGGCCGGAGGCGACGCGCTGCGCCTCGATCGCCGCCAGCAGCCGGGTCCGGCGCGGCCCGCTGAAACTGAGCCCCAGAGCCGCCTCGAGATAGCCGACGACGGCGGTGGAGCGGTCGGTCGAGGTCGTCACCGCGACGCTGCCGCGAGCGCCTGCTGCAGCGCCTCGTCCAGTGCTGCCGACTCACCGCTGGACAGGAAGCCCTGGACGTCGAGGATGACGAGCAGCCCGTCCGGGAGCACGGCCACACCCGAGCTGCGCACCGCCTCCGCCGCGCCGGCCACCGCGTCGTCGACCGTCTCGGCGGGCACCGTGAGCATGTCCACTGCAGCGTCGACCAGCAGAGCCACCTCGCGGTCGGGCAGAGCCAGCACCACCAGCCGGTCCTCGAGCCGCAACGTCCGACCCGGCAGACCCAGCCGACGACGCAGGTCCAGCACCGGCAGCGGCCGGCCGCGCCGATTCACCATGCCGACGACGACCTCGGGGGCGTCCGGAAGTCGGGCGAGCTGCACCGCCGG is a genomic window containing:
- a CDS encoding chemotaxis protein CheW produces the protein MEPSLRLPVTTPDGTAAESVTLLVVDVDGHRCALPAHVVVEIHPAVQLARLPDAPEVVVGMVNRRGRPLPVLDLRRRLGLPGRTLRLEDRLVVLALPDREVALLVDAAVDMLTVPAETVDDAVAGAAEAVRSSGVAVLPDGLLVILDVQGFLSSGESAALDEALQQALAAASR